The DNA sequence CTTCTCAGTATGAGTCGCCAAGCATCGGTGGCAGCCGCTATATAGCTGCCACCTTTGATTTAATCAACAGTGGCTACAAACAAGGTTTCAAATTGGCCATCACGATAAACATTGACCACGAGTGGTACCGCTACTTGGCGTTTTTGACCAAATGAAGACATACCCACATAGCTCAACTTGGCATCACCCACCATGTAAGGGTTAGGCGCTTCAAAGGTATCCATCGTTGCTTGGAACGCCGCTACGTCTTTCATCGCTGCGGGGTTAGCTTTTAGCGTTTCAAGGATGTACTCAAGCGCATAAACCTTAGTGTTTGACTCATCGTTATACTCACCAAATTTCTTGGTGTAACGCTCTACAAACTCACGCATTTTATCTGACGCTAGCTCAGGCGTTGACGCACCACCCACTGAAATAAAACCGTCGGCAAGTTTGCCCGCACCTTCTTTCAAAACGTTAGCATCTTGAGCCGTTTCCGTTGAAATAAGCCCGGTATAGCCCAACTCACGCGCTGAACGAATTAACTGCGGTGCATTTGCTGGCGACACACCCGATAATACCAACAGCTCAGGTCGAGACTTAATCACCGGCAGCAACACTGGGGTAAAATCGGTGGTATCCACCTGATAAGTCACACTGCTAGACACCACCTCTAAACCAAGTGCTTTAGCCGCTGCAACACCGCCATCACGCTGACTTAAGGGGTCTGACTCGTTGGCTGCAACAAAGGCGACTTTTTTGATGCCTTTCTCGTCGATCAGGTACTGGTAAATCGCGGGGCCAGACTGGTAGTTGGCCACCATGCCTAGTACTGCATTAGAAGCTGGTTTGGTATATAGCGACTTAGGGAAAGCGTAAGGGAAATACATAATGCCCTTTTGCTCAGCCACTGGGCGCACTGCCGCGGCGCCATCATCTACGTTCGGTCCCACCACATAATGAATACCTTCTTGCGCCATTTTCTCCATACCAGCAATTGAGCGCTTAGGATCTTTCTGGTCATCAAAGGCAACAATCTCGATGTCGTAAGTGGTGCCTCCAATGGTGTAACCACCTGTTTCGTTGATCCAATCTGCGCGCGTTTCCATTGAACGCTGATTAGAAATACCCCAAGCTGCTGCAGGGCCTGATGTTACTCCGACAAAGCCAACTTTAAGTACTGGATTAGCGGCAAAAGCGATGGTTGAACAAGTCATACTGATAGCACTCGCTAGCAGGCCGTACTTTATATAATTACGATATTGCATTGTATGAACTCCTTTTAGGCACACATTAATGGTTAAATCTAAACAACAAAAAAGTGATGGTTCTTTATATTCCTTGAAACACAATGATTGTTAACAATGAATAAAGTATTGTTAACGATTAATCATATCGATTGTTAACAAGCAAGCCACATGCCATACTTAGCTTCTCGTTATGAGTTTTCGAAATCTACGCTTGAAGCCCTTATATTCGGGCGATTTGAAGGGAATCAAATACTAAGGCAACATCAGCAATCAACAAAACCAAAGATAAATGGAGTAGAATTTGGATGAAAATAGTGCACAGTGACTTAAAATGCAGCACAGCTTTAATCTCAAGGATGGTTAATACGAACTCATGACCAACAATAAAACATCAGATACCGCTGAAGAAGAAATGATCGTAGAGCGCATTTACCAGACCATCATCGATCAACGCCTGGCCCCCGGAACTAAACTGGCTGAATCAGAGTTATGCGAAGCCTTTGGTGTGGGAAGAATGCGAGTGCGTCGTGCCTTATTGATGTTAGCAAACCGCGAGTTGGTGGTGCTTCATGCAAATAAAGGCGCATTTGTAGCCAGCCCTACCGCCAAGCAAGCACATGATGTGTTTGAAACCCGGCTAGCCATTGAGCCATCGCTGATCCGCTTAGCAGTGCAACGCGCCACCGCTAAAGACATTGATGGTTTAGAACAACACTTGCAGCAAGAATCTGACGCCCATCACGCAGGCGATCGGCGTAAAGCCATTACTCTATCAGGGCAGTTTCATATCAGTTTAGCGAAAATAGCTGACAACGCAGTGATGCTTCGACTAGTAAAAGACTTAGTCACCCAATCATCATTGATTATTGCTATGTTTGGCTCGGTGGGTATGAGCAATTGCCGAGATGATGAGCACGCTAGAATTATCCAAGCTATACGCCAGGGCGATGAAGACCTAGCGGTGAGTTTAATGCGTGAGCATATTCACCATATCAAGGCCAATATCAATTTAGACCATCGCCAAGAAGGAACCCCCGATTTGGCCAGCATTTTTTCGTCATAAGCATGCGGATTAAGCAAAAGTTTAGCCTCAGCGCTACCTTTGGCATATTTTGACCCGCATTTTAGCCAACTAAAGGTATCTAATATCGACCACACCGAGAGAATTGTCTCAACATGAATTACTGAGGGTTTGCATCAAATCAAAGCCAAAATTTGATAAGTCTGCTACCCTATGCCTTGTATTAATTAACCACTATAAGCTCTTTCAGATGTTACATTTGCCTTCTCCAATATTGGCGGTTTTACGTACAATTATTGGTTTCTTTACTCGCGGAAAATTTGTTCCAGAGAATCCGATTAACGAGTTTGATTTAGATTTATCTCAACCAATCATTTACGTGATCCCTAGCAATTCGTTAGCTGACGTACTCACCTTGCAACTCGCTTGTAAGCAACTAGGCCTGCCCGATCCCTTTGACCCGGTAATGTTTGCTGGCCAAGCCCACCAACGGGTGGCCTTTTTGGTTGATGGCAATGGCGAAACCCTCGAGGCGACGATTGAGCAGTTCACAGCAGCCTTAAGCATTCACCGAAGTGATGAGAGCCACAATGCTCAGCTCATTCCGGTGAAACTATTTTGGGACCGTTACCCTGGCCGAGAGAGTGTTGAAGATCTGATGGGGGGTAAGCCTACTCGCCCCGCGGGAACCCTGAAGAAAATATACCAAGTGGTCTTTAAAGGGCGGGAAAACCTCATTCGCTTTAGTCGGCCAGTATCCTTAAAAGACATGGCGCAAAGACAGGGCTCAGATAAGCGGATAGGCCATAAACTCGCCCGGGTTGCACGTATCCATTTTAGCCGTATGCAAATGATTGCTACGGGTCCTAAACTGCCAAATCGTCGTCATATGTTTGAGCAGTTGCTCGCTTCATCGACCATTCGTAATGCTATCGAAGATGAAGCTAACGCTAAGAAAATCAGCAAGGCTGAAGCAACACAAAGCGCGTTAAAATATCTTGAAGAAGTTGCCGCAGATTTTTCTTATCGTAATCTACGCATGGCCGATTCGGTATTAAGTTGGGTTTGGAACAAAATTTACTCTGGCATTGAGGTTAACCATGCTGAAAAAGTACGCCAGTTAGCTCAAGAAGGGCATGAGATAGTTTACGCACCTTGTCACCGTAGCCACATGGACTACCTGCTATTATCTTATGTGCTTTACCACCAAGGCATGGTACCACCGCATATCGCAGCCGGGGTTAACTTAAACTTTTGGCCGGCAGGCCCATTTTTCCGCCGCGCTGGTGCTTTCTTTATTCGCCGTAGTTTTAAAGGCAATAAACTCTACTCCACGGTTTTTAGAGAGTACTTAGGCCTATTATTTAGCCGCGGATACTCGGTTGAATACTTCACCGAAGGTGGCCGCAGCCGAACCGGACGTTTATTACCGCCTAAAACTGGCATGCTAGCCATGACAGTGCAAGCGATGATGCGCGGTTTAGAACGGCCAGTGACGATTGTGCCGGTTTACTTCGGTTACGAGCACGTTATGGAAGTTGGTACTTACTACAAAGAACTAAAAGGCAAAACCAAAGACAAAGAATCGTTACTGTCATTATTTGGTATGCTGCGAAAACTGCGCAATTTTGGCCATGGTTACGTCAACTTTGGCGAACCGATTAATCTAAATCATAGCCTAAATAAACTGGCACCCGAGTGGCGAGACCACCCTGAAGATGGGCTAAAACCCAGCTGGTTAGTGCCTGCAGTAAACGACATATCCAACCAACTGATGGAAAATATTAACAGTGCTGCGGCGGTCAACGGCTTGTGCTTGAGCGCCATTATTTTACTGGCGGCCGAAAACCGCGCCATGCCGCGCAAACAGCTGGTTAAGCAACTCACACTATGCACCACGTTGATCAAAAATGTGCCCTACAGCAGCCATGTCACTTTGCCAGACATAGACGCTGAAAGCCTATTAGACCAAGCGATTAGCTTAGATAAGTTTGAAATTCGCAGTGATTACCTTGGTGAGATAGTGGGCTTAGATGAGAAGCAGCAGGTATTACTGAATTTCTATCGCAATAATATTATTCACTTGCTGATTATTCCTGCGTTTATCGCCACGGCTTTGCTTCAGCATCGCCGTTTAGGCCGCAGCCAATTGGTAACACTGATGGAGCAGCTTTACCCTTTATTAAAAGGCGAGCTGTTTATGCACTATCAAGCTAGTGATATGAGTGAACTTATCGAGCGTTACTTGGCTGAGTTTGTGTCACTTAAATTAATTAGTGAAAGTGATGATTGCTTTAAAATTGATAATCATCGGCGTGGTCGCTTATTGCTGCTTGCTCAAATAGCGCAAGAAAGCTTACACCGCTATGCGATTGTGGCGGCGTTACTCGCTAAATGTCCACATCTAGAGCGCACAGAGCTAGAACAACAAGCATTAGCGGGGGCTCAACGCCTTGCCAAGCTACATAACATTGATGCCCCTGAATACTACGACAAGCGCATCACCACCAATTTGTTGGCACTGGCTCGTGAACAAGGCTACACCGCCCCTGAACACGCCAATAATTTGTTTGCTCAGCTGTCTCCATTACTGGCCGATGGCGTTTATGATTCAATCAGTGAATTATTGGATTTAGAGGCTTAGCCCGATCAAGCCAAGCAATAACATTATCAGGTATATGCCAGCCACAAATAGTGGCTGGCTATACCAGCAAACAATACTAAACCTACGTAGTTATTATTAAGAAATGCACTAAAGCAGGCTTCTCGTTGCCGATAGCGAATTAACTTTTGCTGATAAACGAATAAAGCGGCGGCTCCCAGTAATGCTATATCAAAGCTCAAGCCTAACTGTTTATAGTAGCCAATCGCAGCAAAAAACAACAAACAGACCAGCTGCAAAACGCCAATAATCAACTTATCAAATCGGCCAAATAAGATAGCGGTAGACTTAACACCGATCTTTAAATCATCCTCTCTATCCACCATTGCATATTTAGTATCGTAAGCAATGGTCCAACATACGTTGGCGAATACTAATAACCAAGCTTCGTTTGCGATTTGGCCAGTTTGAGCGGCATAAGCCATTGGTATACACCAGCTAAACGCTAAGCCCAAAAACAATTGCGGCAAATGGGTAACCCGTTTCATAAATGGGTATAAAGCGGCAAGGCCCAACGCCACGACTGACAATACAATGGTTAAAGTATTTTGAGTAAGCACCAATAAAAAAGACAAGCCGACAAGAGCGGCAAACAACAGTAAGGCGGCTCTCTCAGTCACTTCACCGGTCGCTAAGGGGCGCTGAGCAGTACGTTCAACATGAACATCTACCTTTCTATCGGCATAGTCGTTAATTACGCAGCCTGCAGAGCGCATTAGAAAAACGCCCAATACAAATACTGCTAATACCGACAGATCAGGTACGCCATCAGCTGCCAGCCACAGAGCCCACAACGCAGGCCACAACAACAACAAGGTACCAATAGGTTTATCGGCCCGCATTAGCTGCCAATAGGGACGCATTCTTGCCACTCCTTGCACTTACTACTCCTTGCTATATGCCAAGCTATCGGGAAGAAAAACCTCTGCAACTAGCAGTGGCGCACTATCGAGTATAAACCGAGAACGTCTGCCCCACAGCGCAACATTGTCATTAGCATACTGATAAATACTTGACGCTTTGTCGATTAGGCCTATCTCTAAGCTTTGTCTTTGGCCTTTTTCAGTAAATAACAATTCACCTAAAGGTTTATTATTTAGCTGGCTCACCGCTGCGGCATCGCCCTCCAAGGAGCTTTGGGGGATAATACTTCGTGCAAACACCCATGCCTTGCCATCACAAAGCAGCAGTACTTCTCTTATCCAATAGGGCCCTGCACAGGCTAATGACATTCGCTCATGCTCAGCAATTTCTTGGTAACCTTCAAACAACACATTTATCGAAAAATGTTGGCAATGTTCACGCAAGCGGGCAGTAAGCGACCCAGGATAGAGCAGCCAATCGGCTAAAACGTGACTACTTAACTCCACCTTTTGGGGTAAATGCCAAACGCCTTCGGCGCCACAAGGTGGATTCTTGTTTAGGTTCACGGCTATACTTGTAAAAGAGTTATAGCCATATTATCCGGTAATTCAAGGATTAAAGTAAACTATCCTTTCGCCCTATTATGCTATTCTTGCTAAGTCTATATTAGGCGCATTATCAATAGTTAAGCCTGTAGTAGATATGCTGAGCTAAAGAGAAGCTATAGTTTAAATATGCGCTTAGTGCTTGACCTATCATCGTATAGTAGAAACAATAAAACCAAGACTAGCAAAGGATTAGAACGTCGCATGAAATTTGCCCACACACTGCTGTTATGCGGTAGCTTATTTTTCTCAGCCCTCGCCAATAGCCAAGAAGCGGGTAACCCAAGTTATGCCTACTTTGGGTTTGAGCCAGACATTATTACTAACTACATAAGTAGTGGTAAGAAGCTGGGTTATGTTCGCGTTACTGCTGAAGTCATGGTAGAGAATCAAAGTGCCCTAAGCAGTATTGAACATCACGCGCCACTGATTCGTGACGCGATCATAGAAATTTTGGGCCACCAGCGCGAAGAAGATATCAAGTCACTGAAAGGCCGCGAAGAAATAAGAGTGCTTTGCCAAGAGGCGGTCAATGATTTACTCGTTCAAGAAACCGGTAAAAAATTGGTTAGCAAACTGTTATTTACGAAGTACCTTTATCAGTAATCTTGTCAAATATTGCTTGAGCACAGCCCACGAATAAACCGAACAAGTGGGCTAAGTTAGCGGTAGATGGGCCGACTATATCCATAAAACCAATCACTAGCCACACCAACATAAAGCCCACTATTGCTGGACTAAGTTGCAAGCCCGTTTTAGGCCTTAACCAACCCGTAAACCAGCAATAGCCTAACAGTGCATAAACTACCCCTGATAAGCCACCAAAGTATGGCCCGCTAGCCAACAGTTGCGCCACATTGGGAATAATGGCCGCCACCAAGGTGATAAGTAGCAGCTTAGAGCTACCTAACTGACGTTCGACTTCACCGCCGAGTTGCCACCACCACAAACCGTTAAACACAATATGGATAATAGAAAAGTGTAAAAATATGGGGGTAATCACTCGCCAAAATTCGACTGAGGCCAATTGCTCCAAACGGGGAGTAATCGTGAGATGCTCAATCAGGTAGCGTTCAAAACCTAAACTCATAAAAGCATATACAAGCGCCGATATGATTAACACCGCTAAGGTAACAGGCCCCGCATGGGCTAAAAATGCATTCT is a window from the Agarivorans sp. TSD2052 genome containing:
- a CDS encoding ABC transporter substrate-binding protein, yielding MQYRNYIKYGLLASAISMTCSTIAFAANPVLKVGFVGVTSGPAAAWGISNQRSMETRADWINETGGYTIGGTTYDIEIVAFDDQKDPKRSIAGMEKMAQEGIHYVVGPNVDDGAAAVRPVAEQKGIMYFPYAFPKSLYTKPASNAVLGMVANYQSGPAIYQYLIDEKGIKKVAFVAANESDPLSQRDGGVAAAKALGLEVVSSSVTYQVDTTDFTPVLLPVIKSRPELLVLSGVSPANAPQLIRSARELGYTGLISTETAQDANVLKEGAGKLADGFISVGGASTPELASDKMREFVERYTKKFGEYNDESNTKVYALEYILETLKANPAAMKDVAAFQATMDTFEAPNPYMVGDAKLSYVGMSSFGQKRQVAVPLVVNVYRDGQFETLFVATVD
- a CDS encoding flagellar basal body-associated protein FliL, yielding MKFAHTLLLCGSLFFSALANSQEAGNPSYAYFGFEPDIITNYISSGKKLGYVRVTAEVMVENQSALSSIEHHAPLIRDAIIEILGHQREEDIKSLKGREEIRVLCQEAVNDLLVQETGKKLVSKLLFTKYLYQ
- a CDS encoding GntR family transcriptional regulator, which produces MTNNKTSDTAEEEMIVERIYQTIIDQRLAPGTKLAESELCEAFGVGRMRVRRALLMLANRELVVLHANKGAFVASPTAKQAHDVFETRLAIEPSLIRLAVQRATAKDIDGLEQHLQQESDAHHAGDRRKAITLSGQFHISLAKIADNAVMLRLVKDLVTQSSLIIAMFGSVGMSNCRDDEHARIIQAIRQGDEDLAVSLMREHIHHIKANINLDHRQEGTPDLASIFSS
- the plsB gene encoding glycerol-3-phosphate 1-O-acyltransferase PlsB codes for the protein MLHLPSPILAVLRTIIGFFTRGKFVPENPINEFDLDLSQPIIYVIPSNSLADVLTLQLACKQLGLPDPFDPVMFAGQAHQRVAFLVDGNGETLEATIEQFTAALSIHRSDESHNAQLIPVKLFWDRYPGRESVEDLMGGKPTRPAGTLKKIYQVVFKGRENLIRFSRPVSLKDMAQRQGSDKRIGHKLARVARIHFSRMQMIATGPKLPNRRHMFEQLLASSTIRNAIEDEANAKKISKAEATQSALKYLEEVAADFSYRNLRMADSVLSWVWNKIYSGIEVNHAEKVRQLAQEGHEIVYAPCHRSHMDYLLLSYVLYHQGMVPPHIAAGVNLNFWPAGPFFRRAGAFFIRRSFKGNKLYSTVFREYLGLLFSRGYSVEYFTEGGRSRTGRLLPPKTGMLAMTVQAMMRGLERPVTIVPVYFGYEHVMEVGTYYKELKGKTKDKESLLSLFGMLRKLRNFGHGYVNFGEPINLNHSLNKLAPEWRDHPEDGLKPSWLVPAVNDISNQLMENINSAAAVNGLCLSAIILLAAENRAMPRKQLVKQLTLCTTLIKNVPYSSHVTLPDIDAESLLDQAISLDKFEIRSDYLGEIVGLDEKQQVLLNFYRNNIIHLLIIPAFIATALLQHRRLGRSQLVTLMEQLYPLLKGELFMHYQASDMSELIERYLAEFVSLKLISESDDCFKIDNHRRGRLLLLAQIAQESLHRYAIVAALLAKCPHLERTELEQQALAGAQRLAKLHNIDAPEYYDKRITTNLLALAREQGYTAPEHANNLFAQLSPLLADGVYDSISELLDLEA
- the glpG gene encoding rhomboid family intramembrane serine protease GlpG, which gives rise to MKQLIVMNNPRVAQAYVDYMAVLKIECLLAPAEQGVAIFLKDEQHLEKAEYELKQFLNNPNDQKYLAASWKVADSRKASFSYGGSGVVKNAFLAHAGPVTLAVLIISALVYAFMSLGFERYLIEHLTITPRLEQLASVEFWRVITPIFLHFSIIHIVFNGLWWWQLGGEVERQLGSSKLLLITLVAAIIPNVAQLLASGPYFGGLSGVVYALLGYCWFTGWLRPKTGLQLSPAIVGFMLVWLVIGFMDIVGPSTANLAHLFGLFVGCAQAIFDKITDKGTS
- the ubiA gene encoding 4-hydroxybenzoate octaprenyltransferase; its protein translation is MRPYWQLMRADKPIGTLLLLWPALWALWLAADGVPDLSVLAVFVLGVFLMRSAGCVINDYADRKVDVHVERTAQRPLATGEVTERAALLLFAALVGLSFLLVLTQNTLTIVLSVVALGLAALYPFMKRVTHLPQLFLGLAFSWCIPMAYAAQTGQIANEAWLLVFANVCWTIAYDTKYAMVDREDDLKIGVKSTAILFGRFDKLIIGVLQLVCLLFFAAIGYYKQLGLSFDIALLGAAALFVYQQKLIRYRQREACFSAFLNNNYVGLVLFAGIASHYLWLAYT
- a CDS encoding chorismate--pyruvate lyase family protein, producing MNLNKNPPCGAEGVWHLPQKVELSSHVLADWLLYPGSLTARLREHCQHFSINVLFEGYQEIAEHERMSLACAGPYWIREVLLLCDGKAWVFARSIIPQSSLEGDAAAVSQLNNKPLGELLFTEKGQRQSLEIGLIDKASSIYQYANDNVALWGRRSRFILDSAPLLVAEVFLPDSLAYSKE